The genomic region ATTGGGAGGCAATGCAAATTGTACTGGAGGCTGGCATCAGGTATGCAAAGCGATATGCCAGGTTGGCGCGGATATTAGCAGAGAATTTTGAGACCGAATCAAAGCGTAAGGAAGAATTATTAAGGATTGTTGACACCTGTGAGCGAGTACCGGCAAAACCCCCTAGAGGTCTTCAGGAATCATTACAGTTCGATTTTTTCATCAACGTGCTTACCAGATTTGAGGCTGGGAATTCCTGGCCTTCTCGCACAGATTATTATCATGGCTCATATTATGAAAGGGATGTGAACATTGAGAAGAGGCTTACCAAAGAGGAAGCCCTTGATTTAGTTGGGGAGTTTCTTATCCGTATATCCGAAATAGGCCTTATCGCTCCAAGCCTTGGTAAGGAAGGACTTCAGGGTATACCCACAACTTATGTCGGAACGCTGGGTGGGGTGAAGCCTGACGGGACTGATGCCTGCAATGATATGACCATAGCTATCCTGCAAGCAGCAAGACTTGTAAGGGTAGCCAATCCTACATTTGGTTTCAGGTGGCATCCGAAGGTAAAGGATGAGGTAATGAGGGAGGTTTTTGAGTGTATTCGGCATGGATTGGGCTTTCCTAGCATACGCAATGATCCTATTTTAATAGCCAACGGAATGCACTGGCATAGCCACCCCTTGGAGGAGATGAGGTTATGGGTTCATCAGGCCTGCATGTCTCCTTGCCCACCGACCAAGCATGGATCAATGCCCTACCGTATGCCCAATGCAACGCTGAACACCTCTAAGATGATAGAATACGCCCTCCATAACGGTTACGATAATTGTCTGGAGATGCAGATGGGGCCTCAAACGGGAGATGCGCGCAAGTTTACTGATTTTGAGCAGTTGTTTGAGGCCTGGGTGAAACAGATGGAGTGGATGATGAACACTGCGGTTCACGTGGTTAATTATGGCAGGACAAAGAGCCCTGAATTATTCGGATCCCCCATGCTCTCTGCCCTGCATGAGAGGGCGATTGAGAGCGGCATAGATGTGATGAGTCCCGAAGGGGAAAGGGGAAATGCATGGGTAACCTTCTTTACATGGGTGGAAAATGTAGACACTCTGGCTGCTGTTAAGAAGTTAGTCTTTGAAGATGAAAAGTATACAATGGACCAGTTAATCAGCGCAATTGAGTCTAATTGGGATGGATATGAGGATATGCGTATTGATTTTGTCAGAAGCGCCCCAAAATGGGGCAATGATGATGATTTTGTAGATAAGATGATGGTGCGCTGTCTTAATGAGGTGGCAAGACACTCAAGGGAGATGAGGGATCCTTCTGGGAACACATGGCCGCCATTGCCTGAGAATGTGAGCGGGAACATACATTTTTCGAATACGGTGCATGCGCTTCCCAATGGCAGAAGGTTGGGTGATGCGCTATACGATGGGGGCATATCGCCTGGGCCGGGTCTTGACAAAAAGGGGCCAACTGCGGTGCTGAAGTCATGCGGCAAGATTGATCACGTGAGTCATGGGAGGGCTTTTCTGTTAAATCAACGTTTATCGCCTACTCAGCTTGCCGGCGAGAAGGGTTATCAGTTATGGAAATCTTACATGAAGACATGGGCGGATTTTGGTCTGGATCATGTGCAGTTTAACATGGTAGATGACGCTACATTACGCGCAGCACAGAAGGACCCTGAGCAGTATCAGGAGGTGATAGTGCGAGTAGCCGGCTACAGCGCTCACTTCGTGGACATCAGTCGTAAGACGCAGGACAATATTATACAGAGGACGATTCAGGGGCTTGGCTAGAATGAGATTCCCTCAAAATTCTTCATAATATCCGATTAAATCAATATAATTGGCATGTTCTGGTTTGCTGTAAGAATAGATTGGGTGATAGTAATAGGGGTATATGATTTATATATATTTGAGGGTGCTAAAATATATACTAAGGGGAGGAAATAAGAATGGAGAAATCAACATCAAATACAAGCATAGCGCCGGATAAATCCATTGATGAGCTTGAGGCGAATAGGGAATGGTGGTGGGTTGCTGAGAAAAGGAGATCTAAGAGGCTTGATTACTTAAGGAAGGCTGTGTGGAAGAAGGGAGCGGTGGGGGGAATATATTCTCCTGGCGTTAAGATTGATCTTGAAAGAGCGGGGCTTTTCACAAAGTCATGGAAGGAGACTGAGGATGAGCCTATCATGATGAGAAGGGCTAAAGCTGTGGCTAATGTTTTAGATAATATTATCATTTTTTATTACAGATCATGCTCAGTTGGTAGGTTATGTCGGGAGTTTACCAAACACGCAACCCTGGTATCAGGAGATGGCCAGCATGTTCAATGAGGAGTATTATAATATGCAGGGCTCTATTCCAGAGCCTTATGGAAGAATCATTGAGGATTATGGCAGATATAAACAATTATTGGGCAGGGAAGACTGAGTTGGACAGCGTGATAAGAATGATTCCCCCTGATGAAGCTGTAAAGTGCTTTAGTGGTACAGTGATGTGGGGTATACCAATTGCAAGCGCTAGCTATCACACCAGGGATTGGGATTTTATTATGGGAAAGGGTTTTAAGGGTATTTATGATGAGATACAGGAGAGGATTGAGGATGCTGAAGAGAAATTAGAGGGTACACTAGGCCCTGATCTTCTTCCCTTATATGACAGATTGCCCAATTGGGAAGCGATGCAGATATTTCTGGAGGCTGCAATCAGGTATTCGAAGCGTTTTTCCAGGCTTGCACGGATAGTGGCAGAGAATTTTGAGATTGATTCAAAGCGCAGGGACGAGCTTTTAAGGATGGCAGAGATATGTAAACGGGTTCCGGAAAATCCACCAAATAATCTTCATGAATCATTACAGTATGATTTTTTTGTGGAGGCAACATCCAGATTCGAGGTAGGCAATACATGGCCGCATAGGATGGATTACTATCATGGTCCTTATTACGAAAGGGATGTTAATATTGACAAGAGAGTCACAAAAGAGGATGCTATCGATCTAATAGGAGAATACTTGATACGTATTAGCGAAATAGGTCTGATTATCCCTAGCGCTGGCAAGGAGGGGCTTCAGGGTATAGCGTCTACATATGTAGGCACATTAGGGGGTTTGAAGCCTGATGGCACTGATGCCTGTAATGATATGACCATAGCTATACTGCAGGCTGCAAGGCTGGTGAGGGTTGCGAATCCGACTTTTGGCTTTCGTTGGCATCCTCAGGTGTCCGATGAGGTAATGAGGGAGGTGTTTGAATGCATTCGTCAAGGACTGGGGTATCCAAGCATAAGGAATGATCCCATCCTAATTGCAAATGGCATGCATTGGCATAATCACCCATTGGAGGAGATGAGGTTATGGGTTCTTCAGGCCTGCATGTCGCCCTGTCCACCTACTAAACATGGATGTCAACCCTTCCGCATGGCTAATGCTACGTTGAATACATCCAAGATGATAGAGTATGCCCTTCATGACGGGTATGATCATTGCTTAGAGATGCAGGTTGGGCTGCAAACAGGCGATGCGAGAAATTTTACTGATTTTGAGCAATTGTTTAAGGCCTGGGTGAAGCAGATGGAGTGGATGATGGACATTGCTGTTCGCATAGTCAATTATGGACGCGCTAAGAGTCCCGAGAATTTCGGCAGTCCCATGCGCTCGGCGATATATGAGAGGTCAGTTGAGAGTGGGATAGATGCGCTTAGCCCTGAAGGGGAGAGGGGAAACTCCTGGGTTACATTCTTTACCTGGGTTGAGAATATTGATAGCTTGGCAGCGATTAAAAAGTTAGTTTTTGATGATAAGAAGTACACTATGGCTGAAGTTGTGGATGCCATTAAGGCAAACTGGGAAGAAAAAGAGGAGATGCGCCTTGATTTTGTAAAGAATGCACCGAAGTGGGGTAATGATGACGATTATGTGGATAATATTATGGTCCGCTGCATGAAAGAGGTGGCAAGGCATTCAGGAGAGATGAAGGATCCATGTGGCAACACATGGCCTGCGTTACCCGAAAATGTAAGTGGGAATATACATTTTTCACATATGGTGCACGCCCTACCCAGTGGCAGGAGACTGGGCGATGCGTTATACGATGGTGGAATTTCACCTGGGCCTGGGCTAGATAAAAAGGGGCCAACAGCGGTGTTGAAGTCATGCGGTAAAATAGATCACGTGAGTCATGGCAGGGCATTTCTTTTAAATCAGCGTCTTTCACCTACACAGCTTTCAGGGGAGAAGGGATATCAGTTGTGGAAGTCATATATCAAAATATGGGCGGATCTTGGTCTTGATCATGTTCAGTTCAACATGGTAGATGATGCCACATTACGAGCAGCGCAGAAGGACCCTGAGCAGTATCAGGAGGTGATTGTGCGAGTAGCCGGTTACAGCGCTCACTTTGTGGATATCAGTCGCAAGACGCAGGATAATATTATACAGAGGACGATTCAGGGATTGGGTTAGGAGCTAAGAAGGGGATGGGATAAACTACTGTTAAAGGAGGTGTGTATAGGAGTAGCTGGAGTAACCTTTATGATTATAAATTATTGATACCTAAATGATAATTCAAGTTGTTTTGATAAAAGTTATCAAATAGGTTTATCATAATATGAACAGATTTTA from Spirochaetota bacterium harbors:
- a CDS encoding pyruvate formate lyase family protein, which gives rise to MEEVTSIDNIIPDKSIEDLEENREWWWVAEKKRSERLDYLRKAVWKKGATGGVYTPGLKIDLERPQLFTQTWQENEDDPIMMRRAKALAHVFDNITIFITDNAQLVGYVGSLPHNQVWYQEMASMFNEEYYNTQGSIPEPVDESLRVMAELNNYWAGKTELDQVIRLILPEDAVKCFSGVIMWGVPVTSANYGTKDYDFIMSRGFDSIYDEIQERIEEAEERLSGTPGPEILPLYDRLPNWEAMQIVLEAGIRYAKRYARLARILAENFETESKRKEELLRIVDTCERVPAKPPRGLQESLQFDFFINVLTRFEAGNSWPSRTDYYHGSYYERDVNIEKRLTKEEALDLVGEFLIRISEIGLIAPSLGKEGLQGIPTTYVGTLGGVKPDGTDACNDMTIAILQAARLVRVANPTFGFRWHPKVKDEVMREVFECIRHGLGFPSIRNDPILIANGMHWHSHPLEEMRLWVHQACMSPCPPTKHGSMPYRMPNATLNTSKMIEYALHNGYDNCLEMQMGPQTGDARKFTDFEQLFEAWVKQMEWMMNTAVHVVNYGRTKSPELFGSPMLSALHERAIESGIDVMSPEGERGNAWVTFFTWVENVDTLAAVKKLVFEDEKYTMDQLISAIESNWDGYEDMRIDFVRSAPKWGNDDDFVDKMMVRCLNEVARHSREMRDPSGNTWPPLPENVSGNIHFSNTVHALPNGRRLGDALYDGGISPGPGLDKKGPTAVLKSCGKIDHVSHGRAFLLNQRLSPTQLAGEKGYQLWKSYMKTWADFGLDHVQFNMVDDATLRAAQKDPEQYQEVIVRVAGYSAHFVDISRKTQDNIIQRTIQGLG
- a CDS encoding pyruvate formate lyase family protein; amino-acid sequence: MRSIIICRALFQSLMEESLRIMADINNYWAGKTELDSVIRMIPPDEAVKCFSGTVMWGIPIASASYHTRDWDFIMGKGFKGIYDEIQERIEDAEEKLEGTLGPDLLPLYDRLPNWEAMQIFLEAAIRYSKRFSRLARIVAENFEIDSKRRDELLRMAEICKRVPENPPNNLHESLQYDFFVEATSRFEVGNTWPHRMDYYHGPYYERDVNIDKRVTKEDAIDLIGEYLIRISEIGLIIPSAGKEGLQGIASTYVGTLGGLKPDGTDACNDMTIAILQAARLVRVANPTFGFRWHPQVSDEVMREVFECIRQGLGYPSIRNDPILIANGMHWHNHPLEEMRLWVLQACMSPCPPTKHGCQPFRMANATLNTSKMIEYALHDGYDHCLEMQVGLQTGDARNFTDFEQLFKAWVKQMEWMMDIAVRIVNYGRAKSPENFGSPMRSAIYERSVESGIDALSPEGERGNSWVTFFTWVENIDSLAAIKKLVFDDKKYTMAEVVDAIKANWEEKEEMRLDFVKNAPKWGNDDDYVDNIMVRCMKEVARHSGEMKDPCGNTWPALPENVSGNIHFSHMVHALPSGRRLGDALYDGGISPGPGLDKKGPTAVLKSCGKIDHVSHGRAFLLNQRLSPTQLSGEKGYQLWKSYIKIWADLGLDHVQFNMVDDATLRAAQKDPEQYQEVIVRVAGYSAHFVDISRKTQDNIIQRTIQGLG